In Rheinheimera sp. MM224, one DNA window encodes the following:
- a CDS encoding AGE family epimerase/isomerase, giving the protein MLSLLLQSQKFSAWLKNSALPFWSQQGIHPQTGAVYEKFNADHQPDLSAVFRSRVQARQVFVFAAAYQQGWLPDALEKVAGIQQFLNQHAKKHSAAAGYVHSLNSAGQQLDQKLDAYDFAFFLLSCAYRYQSFSDLQALDQANKLLEHIEQQFRAAPGGWMEGDYNSPYRRQNPHMHLFEAFLALYQATKDGKWLAKAGQIYTLFETVFFRPEPGILLEYFTEQWQPMPGIQGQIVEPGHMFEWVWLLRWYQQLTGTPVDQYCETLYQNGLKLGIETGSGLIYDEVLPSGEAIKKTKRLWPLTELIKASLAQAKASSDSAYKLQAEQHAALAIDLLFRFYLNSDVTGLYVDQLDADNQICVADAPASTLYHLMVAGLEAQAYCQTQQNGKL; this is encoded by the coding sequence ATGTTGTCGTTACTGCTCCAAAGCCAGAAATTCAGTGCCTGGCTGAAAAATTCAGCGCTGCCATTCTGGAGTCAGCAAGGCATTCATCCACAGACTGGTGCTGTGTACGAAAAATTTAATGCCGATCACCAGCCAGATCTCAGCGCTGTGTTTAGAAGCCGGGTGCAGGCCAGGCAAGTCTTTGTGTTTGCAGCTGCTTACCAGCAAGGCTGGTTGCCTGATGCACTGGAAAAAGTGGCAGGTATCCAGCAGTTTTTAAATCAGCATGCGAAAAAACACAGTGCTGCCGCAGGTTATGTGCATAGTCTGAATTCTGCCGGCCAGCAGCTGGATCAAAAACTGGATGCCTACGACTTCGCCTTTTTTCTGCTGTCCTGCGCTTACAGGTATCAGAGTTTTTCTGATCTGCAGGCGCTGGATCAGGCCAATAAATTACTGGAACATATAGAGCAGCAATTCCGTGCTGCGCCTGGCGGCTGGATGGAAGGGGATTACAACAGTCCTTACCGTCGGCAAAACCCTCATATGCATTTATTCGAAGCTTTTTTGGCTTTGTATCAGGCGACAAAAGACGGTAAATGGCTGGCCAAAGCCGGGCAAATTTATACTTTGTTTGAGACTGTATTTTTCCGCCCAGAGCCCGGGATTTTGCTGGAATACTTCACTGAGCAATGGCAACCGATGCCAGGAATTCAGGGCCAAATCGTTGAGCCAGGTCATATGTTTGAATGGGTCTGGTTATTACGCTGGTACCAGCAGCTGACAGGCACTCCTGTTGATCAGTATTGCGAAACCTTGTATCAAAATGGCCTGAAGCTGGGCATTGAAACCGGCTCAGGGCTGATTTATGACGAAGTATTACCCAGTGGCGAAGCAATTAAAAAGACCAAAAGACTCTGGCCTCTGACAGAGCTTATTAAAGCCAGTCTGGCTCAGGCCAAAGCCAGTTCAGACTCAGCATATAAGCTTCAGGCAGAGCAACATGCGGCTTTGGCTATAGATTTATTGTTTCGTTTTTATCTGAACTCAGATGTAACCGGTTTATATGTTGATCAGCTTGATGCAGATAATCAGATTTGTGTAGCAGACGCGCCAGCCAGTACACTCTATCATTTGATGGTCGCAGGCTTAGAAGCTCAGGCCTATTGTCAAACTCAGCAAAATGGAAAACTCTGA
- a CDS encoding phosphomannomutase translates to MWSTDCFKTYDIRGIVPAQLNEGLAYRIGRALCLQLSAKIVVIGHDIRLSSPSLSAALARGLQDGGADVIDIGLCGTEQVYFSVFHLEADAGICVTASHNPANYNGMKFVGKGSAPISADTGLNAIRDLVASAEFPAPVTTGGYQQQNTLPAYVEHLLTYLDVTTLKPLKVVMNPGNGGAGLVVKALAPLLPIEIVPLQFEPDGTFPYGVPNPLLVENRLNTSAAITAHQADLGVAWDGDFDRCFFFDEKGQFVDGYYLVSLLAKALLLKNPGEKIIYDPRLYWATQQTVKASGGVPVISKTGHAYIKEKMRAEDALYGGEISAHHYFRDFAYCDNGTIPWLLILALLSATDQPLSALVEQLQQQFPCSDELNFKVTDAKAAIAAIAALYQPQALEIELLDGLGLSFTDWRFNLRMSNTEPLLRLNVETRADTKLLARKIAELTSALQPFLA, encoded by the coding sequence ATGTGGTCAACCGACTGTTTTAAAACCTACGATATTCGTGGCATAGTCCCAGCTCAGCTTAATGAAGGTCTGGCGTACCGTATAGGCCGGGCTTTATGTCTGCAGCTGTCCGCCAAAATCGTAGTTATAGGGCACGACATTCGTTTATCCAGCCCATCTTTAAGTGCGGCTTTAGCCCGCGGCTTGCAGGATGGTGGCGCTGATGTGATCGACATAGGTTTATGCGGCACTGAGCAAGTGTATTTTTCGGTGTTTCATTTAGAGGCGGATGCCGGTATTTGTGTTACGGCAAGCCATAATCCTGCCAATTACAACGGTATGAAATTTGTTGGTAAAGGCTCAGCGCCCATCAGTGCAGACACTGGCCTTAATGCGATTCGGGATTTAGTCGCCAGCGCAGAATTTCCTGCCCCTGTCACCACAGGAGGTTATCAGCAACAGAATACCTTACCTGCTTATGTCGAACATTTGCTGACCTACCTTGATGTCACAACTTTAAAGCCACTTAAAGTAGTGATGAACCCTGGTAATGGTGGGGCAGGGCTGGTGGTCAAGGCCTTAGCGCCTTTGTTGCCGATAGAGATAGTGCCACTGCAGTTTGAGCCGGATGGCACTTTCCCTTATGGGGTGCCCAACCCTTTGCTGGTGGAAAACCGCCTGAACACCAGTGCTGCTATTACAGCTCATCAAGCCGATTTAGGTGTAGCCTGGGATGGTGACTTTGACCGCTGCTTCTTTTTTGATGAAAAAGGCCAGTTTGTGGATGGTTACTATCTGGTGAGTTTATTGGCCAAAGCTTTATTACTAAAAAATCCGGGCGAAAAAATCATTTACGATCCGAGGCTATACTGGGCTACGCAACAAACAGTGAAAGCATCTGGTGGTGTGCCTGTGATCAGTAAAACTGGCCATGCCTATATCAAAGAAAAAATGCGCGCTGAAGATGCACTCTATGGCGGCGAAATCAGTGCTCATCATTATTTCCGTGACTTTGCGTATTGCGACAACGGCACTATTCCCTGGTTGCTTATTCTGGCCTTGTTATCTGCCACAGACCAACCGCTGTCGGCGTTAGTCGAGCAATTGCAGCAGCAATTCCCTTGCAGCGACGAGCTGAATTTTAAGGTCACAGATGCAAAAGCTGCCATAGCTGCTATTGCCGCTTTGTATCAGCCGCAGGCCTTAGAAATAGAACTGCTGGATGGCTTAGGCCTGAGTTTTACCGACTGGCGCTTTAATCTGCGGATGTCGAACACTGAGCCTTTGCTGCGGCTTAATGTCGAAACCAGAGCTGATACTAAATTATTGGCCCGCAAAATTGCAGAGCTGACTTCGGCCTTACAGCCCTTTTTGGCTTAG